A portion of the Acidobacteriota bacterium genome contains these proteins:
- a CDS encoding glycosyltransferase: MSADERFVAFVLTTLDTGGAEGQFALLAAALAARGHRVEVTCLGCSSPLATSLRATGVTVYELGARTPSSLRNAWRLVCGFASTVVRWRGDTPRVVHGVLLHGYIFGAFAARLAGVPAVVASRRSLGAFKAHRPLLLGLERLATRCTDVVVANSAAVRQDTLERERLDPAIVRVIHNGLAPFVDVPDARERLRRGLRTSVEMPVAVMVANLIAYKGHDVLLPAWRHVLERHPTAMLWLVGEGPERGRLETLAHTLGIETQIRFAGSRVDVRELLAAADVLVHASREEGFSNAILEGMAAGLPVVATAVGGNPEAVVEGETGVLVPADDAVALASAIDQVIDNSTVSRAWGTAGRARVAASFTIDQMVAAYEMLYAELLIRKGQA; the protein is encoded by the coding sequence ATGTCGGCAGACGAACGGTTCGTGGCATTCGTGCTCACGACGCTCGACACCGGTGGAGCCGAGGGCCAGTTCGCGCTGCTCGCGGCGGCGCTGGCCGCACGCGGGCATCGTGTGGAGGTCACGTGCCTCGGCTGTTCATCGCCGCTCGCCACCAGTCTGCGCGCCACTGGTGTGACCGTGTACGAACTCGGGGCCCGGACGCCCTCTTCATTGCGGAATGCGTGGAGACTCGTGTGCGGTTTTGCGTCGACGGTCGTGCGCTGGCGTGGCGACACACCTCGGGTCGTTCACGGAGTTCTGCTACACGGATACATTTTCGGGGCGTTTGCTGCCCGACTGGCTGGCGTTCCAGCGGTGGTGGCGAGCCGGCGTTCACTCGGAGCGTTCAAGGCCCACAGGCCGTTGCTCCTGGGTTTGGAACGCCTCGCCACCCGATGCACGGATGTCGTGGTCGCCAACTCCGCGGCTGTCAGGCAGGACACGTTGGAACGCGAGCGACTCGATCCTGCCATCGTTCGCGTCATCCACAACGGCCTTGCGCCGTTTGTCGACGTCCCTGATGCGCGAGAGCGACTGCGGCGCGGTTTGCGGACATCGGTCGAGATGCCGGTCGCAGTGATGGTGGCCAACCTCATCGCGTACAAGGGGCATGACGTGTTGTTGCCGGCCTGGCGGCACGTGCTGGAACGGCATCCAACCGCCATGCTCTGGCTTGTCGGAGAGGGCCCTGAACGGGGACGACTGGAGACACTGGCGCACACGCTTGGCATCGAGACCCAGATACGATTCGCTGGCAGCCGCGTCGATGTTCGGGAGCTTCTGGCGGCAGCTGATGTGCTGGTCCATGCGTCGCGCGAAGAGGGATTCAGCAACGCGATTCTGGAGGGAATGGCTGCGGGGTTACCTGTCGTTGCGACAGCGGTCGGTGGGAACCCAGAGGCCGTCGTAGAGGGGGAAACAGGCGTGCTGGTGCCCGCAGATGACGCGGTCGCGCTGGCCTCCGCGATCGACCAGGTGATTGACAACTCGACCGTGTCACGTGCCTGGGGCACCGCCGGTCGCGCGCGAGTGGCCGCGTCGTTCACGATCGATCAGATGGTGGCTGCGTACGAAATGCTGTATGCCGAGCTGTTGATCCGGAAAGGCCAGGCATAA
- a CDS encoding glycosyltransferase, whose protein sequence is MTSRAEVRITAVISSLACGGAERVMSILCNHWSGANQVTLLTFDDGLEPPFFPLSPAVCHRPLGLAGRSTQVIDAVVRNAGRVRLLRRAIEASTPDVVVSFGDRTNVTVLLATRGLHVPVVVSERSDPRNFSPGWAWSVLRAFTYRQASSIVHVATEGREWFRGSLARKVRVIPNPVAVAPARRRDPKDDDVVRLVSVGRLAHEKGHDLLLEALASLSPDTRQRVSLTVVGDGPLREALEARASTLGLEQHVRWAGRQQDPLAFVNAAHVFVLPSRFEGFPNALAEAMAAGLAVVATDCRSGPRELIDDGRSGLLVPVDDIAALAAAITELVADPTLRRRLAAEAPAATHRLHVDRVADEWQALFAEVRARNA, encoded by the coding sequence ATGACCTCTCGCGCTGAGGTGCGGATCACGGCGGTCATCTCCTCCCTGGCGTGCGGTGGTGCCGAGCGCGTCATGTCGATTCTCTGCAATCACTGGAGTGGTGCGAATCAAGTGACGTTGCTCACCTTCGACGACGGTCTCGAGCCGCCGTTCTTTCCCCTGAGTCCGGCGGTGTGTCATCGGCCGCTGGGGTTGGCGGGAAGGTCGACTCAGGTCATCGATGCCGTCGTGCGCAACGCCGGTCGTGTGCGTCTGCTGCGACGTGCGATCGAGGCATCGACACCGGATGTGGTGGTGAGCTTCGGCGATCGAACGAATGTGACCGTGCTGCTGGCGACGCGAGGACTCCACGTGCCGGTCGTGGTGTCGGAGCGCAGTGATCCGCGGAACTTTTCGCCTGGGTGGGCGTGGTCCGTGCTTCGGGCGTTCACCTATCGACAGGCTTCGTCGATCGTGCACGTCGCGACTGAGGGCCGCGAATGGTTCCGTGGCAGCCTGGCGCGCAAGGTCCGAGTCATCCCGAATCCAGTGGCCGTCGCGCCGGCACGACGGCGAGATCCGAAGGACGACGATGTCGTGCGGCTCGTGTCAGTGGGACGTCTCGCTCACGAGAAGGGTCACGACCTGCTGCTGGAGGCGCTCGCGAGTCTGTCTCCGGATACACGGCAGCGCGTGAGCCTGACGGTCGTCGGCGACGGACCCCTGCGGGAAGCGCTCGAGGCCCGCGCGTCCACCCTCGGCCTCGAGCAGCACGTACGGTGGGCGGGGCGTCAGCAGGACCCGCTCGCCTTCGTGAACGCTGCGCACGTCTTTGTTCTGCCATCCCGGTTCGAAGGATTCCCGAACGCCCTGGCTGAGGCCATGGCGGCCGGACTGGCGGTTGTCGCAACAGATTGCCGCTCGGGTCCGCGTGAACTCATCGATGATGGCCGCAGCGGTCTACTGGTTCCTGTCGACGATATCGCGGCACTCGCTGCTGCGATCACGGAATTGGTGGCCGACCCGACTCTGCGCCGCCGTCTGGCTGCGGAAGCGCCGGCGGCGACGCACCGCCTGCACGTCGACCGCGTGGCGGATGAGTGGCAGGCCTTGTTCGCTGAGGTAAGGGCGCGAAACGCATGA
- a CDS encoding GDP-mannose 4,6-dehydratase — protein MHVLITGGAGFIGSHLSDALLAAGHRVHVIDDLSTGAIGNIAHLKGHDRFSYTIDSVENEPLLAELVDQADVIFHLAAAVGVKKIVEEPVATIENNVHGTEVVLRQANKKKKLVVIASTSEVYGKSTDVPFNEDQDLVMGPTHKHRWAYACSKAIDEFLALAYAKEKRLPVIIVRFFNTVGPRQTGQYGMVIPNFVRQALLGKPITVHGDGEQSRSFTYVGDVVRALIALVDEPRARGQVFNIGNGEEISINALAEKVKAMTGSTSEIVRIPYDQAYESGFEDMPRRVPDISKINALVGYEPRVDLDQILREVIDYMRA, from the coding sequence ATGCATGTACTCATCACCGGGGGCGCCGGATTCATCGGTTCCCATCTTTCGGACGCCCTGCTGGCGGCAGGCCATCGTGTCCACGTCATCGACGATCTGTCGACAGGGGCGATCGGCAACATCGCACACCTGAAGGGGCACGATCGCTTCTCGTACACGATCGACTCGGTGGAGAACGAGCCGTTGCTCGCGGAACTCGTCGACCAGGCTGACGTGATCTTCCACCTCGCCGCCGCTGTCGGCGTGAAGAAGATCGTCGAGGAGCCCGTCGCGACCATCGAGAACAACGTCCACGGCACCGAAGTCGTGCTGCGCCAGGCCAACAAGAAGAAGAAGCTCGTCGTGATTGCCTCGACGTCGGAGGTCTACGGCAAGAGCACCGACGTCCCGTTCAACGAAGACCAGGACCTCGTGATGGGGCCGACGCACAAGCATCGCTGGGCGTATGCATGCAGCAAGGCGATCGACGAGTTCCTGGCGCTGGCATACGCCAAGGAGAAGCGCCTGCCGGTGATCATCGTGCGGTTCTTCAACACCGTGGGTCCGCGACAGACGGGCCAGTACGGCATGGTCATTCCGAACTTCGTGCGACAGGCGCTGCTCGGCAAGCCCATCACCGTACACGGCGACGGAGAACAGTCGCGCAGCTTCACCTACGTCGGCGACGTCGTCAGGGCGCTCATCGCGCTGGTCGACGAACCGCGCGCCAGGGGCCAGGTCTTCAACATCGGCAACGGCGAGGAGATCAGCATCAACGCGCTCGCCGAGAAGGTGAAGGCGATGACCGGAAGCACTTCGGAGATCGTACGGATCCCGTACGACCAGGCGTACGAATCGGGGTTCGAAGACATGCCTCGTCGCGTCCCGGACATCAGCAAGATCAACGCGCTGGTGGGATACGAACCTCGCGTCGATCTCGATCAGATCCTGCGGGAAGTGATCGACTACATGCGCGCCTGA
- a CDS encoding glycosyltransferase family 2 protein translates to MPAPTSPADTPLTLSLVIPAHNEADGIAATLRTFASRLRTDALPFELLVVDAHSTDDTAAVLDGLSEELPELRRVENPRSGGFGHAVLAGLDAFSGDAVCVVMADASDDPADVAAYYRTLVQGYDCVFGSRFMPGGRVVDYPTHKLLLNRMANTFIRVLFGLRLNDTTNAFKCYRREVIRGCAPLLSKHFNLTVELPLKAIVRGYSYAVVPISWYNRTTGVSKLKIKEMGSRYLFIVLYVWLEKILSRGDYHRPGPPSVPRG, encoded by the coding sequence ATGCCGGCGCCGACGTCCCCTGCCGACACGCCGCTCACGCTGTCGCTCGTCATTCCTGCTCACAACGAAGCGGACGGCATCGCGGCGACCCTTCGCACCTTCGCGTCTCGTCTTCGCACCGACGCCCTCCCGTTCGAGCTCCTCGTCGTCGACGCCCACAGCACCGATGACACGGCCGCGGTGCTCGACGGGCTCTCGGAGGAACTGCCGGAGCTGCGCCGGGTCGAGAATCCGCGCAGCGGCGGCTTCGGTCATGCCGTGCTCGCGGGGCTGGACGCCTTCTCCGGCGACGCCGTCTGCGTCGTCATGGCCGACGCGTCAGACGACCCGGCCGACGTGGCGGCGTACTACCGCACGCTGGTTCAAGGGTACGATTGCGTGTTCGGGTCGCGGTTCATGCCCGGCGGCCGCGTGGTGGACTATCCCACGCACAAGCTGCTGCTGAACCGCATGGCCAACACGTTCATCAGGGTGCTGTTCGGGCTCCGGCTGAACGACACGACCAACGCGTTCAAGTGCTATCGGCGCGAGGTGATTCGCGGGTGCGCGCCGCTCCTGTCGAAGCACTTCAACCTCACCGTCGAGCTCCCGCTGAAGGCGATTGTCAGGGGCTACTCGTACGCCGTCGTGCCCATCAGCTGGTACAACCGGACGACGGGCGTGTCGAAATTGAAGATCAAGGAGATGGGGAGCCGCTATCTCTTCATCGTCCTGTACGTGTGGCTCGAGAAGATCCTGTCACGCGGCGATTACCATAGGCCGGGGCCGCCATCGGTTCCACGCGGTTGA
- a CDS encoding transglutaminase domain-containing protein, translated as MSTPVDLTSQTWTVAPTTGTVAAVSSLRVANIGTEAARGVTVWPVDYFADTAALLARIAPDDWPPSQRARAIYEYVRDHYYQWEAPSYWSTEGARPVAFLGFYGYGLCSDVATTLGLLFERAGLPTRMWNPGTPPTHVVTEVYYDGRWHMFDANWPAVFMLSDGVTVAGVEDLISSPELLASAGGMYATLRPIYASTPLNAVWPVTAAAAAADPDLSWTLLPGDSVLFSTTSAVAARDDNAGESRPALAIASGLLSLRVDAGAPSSHERLVSSTNVVLRDRDGRLGWEPADPEHPGELVVRVDVPYPIRDVTTRLEGSTHGSEAGISLGAQRHADGFLLADSDLASGVFLEWPGVASAEGFASAEDDGLLPFFHTDGIASESLLILHLEGAPGERRLELSAFRRSELEQVFVDWSHDGSEWTALWSAHPAEFWYFDATIPLPSEPAALFLRVRTSAPLPHAGIRRLRVAGMRGRTPAPVWQSTGTTFESAGAVDIPLGASLVPRRGVALHSALLHVSMAAPSGQIARIESIGVEAAFQTSRWSPARLDKWGTTFTARQVTPGQLVVQHEWDEVLDTTPPVPTTVAPTPGVPLDPVTREVAWQGWPAATGYELRLCVDEACLSPFAYQYVEAPSGGDGVVTALLQEHPALLPGHVRYWSVRVMTTALSSDWSTPTAFSLEYPPFVTIDAPASSEVELPWVTLTGTAITDGLASLAWTTSTGQGGTIPIEATWSLPLTLSAGVTEIEVTAVTTTGLETRRRATFSVRPRSYLLAEGATGDAFDTNVAIANHADIEAPVRVRLMGDAGVAYELTHVLPPSGRMDFELGALLPGTAVGIATEVVSLRGVPLSVERLMTWGTDASGAHAGRAVTGPSRVWYFAEGNAGSFDTYWLVMNPQDEPVTVTATFLLDEGETITYTTGVRAHERLNIPAWFVDGLAGRSFGATFEATRPIAVERAMYFAGAFPWKGGHSSSGAVSPHTRWYFAEGATGAFFDTFILLSNPNAEPAGVTVTYLLADGRTVFRQVMVDPFARLTVWADTDPDLAAAEMSIVLDADRPIVAERSMYWSLDAVSWEDGTVVLGGQEPAASWGLADVRTGTQAGYDTYILIANPDDTEARVRVRFHGDGLPDVVRTFRVQPHSRRTIGTAIMLPELSGRRVAAAIEGLDGAGVYVESSMYWSAGGRVWSTGVVRSATPLPVPDR; from the coding sequence ATGTCGACTCCTGTCGACCTGACATCGCAGACATGGACCGTTGCGCCGACCACGGGGACCGTGGCCGCGGTGTCTTCCCTTCGCGTCGCGAACATCGGCACTGAAGCCGCGCGCGGCGTCACGGTATGGCCCGTCGACTACTTCGCAGACACGGCGGCATTGCTCGCGAGAATCGCTCCGGATGATTGGCCTCCCTCGCAACGCGCGCGCGCGATCTACGAGTACGTACGCGACCACTACTACCAGTGGGAAGCACCTTCGTACTGGTCGACGGAGGGCGCACGCCCGGTAGCGTTCCTCGGGTTCTACGGTTACGGTCTCTGCTCGGACGTTGCCACCACGCTCGGCCTACTTTTCGAGCGCGCGGGATTGCCCACGCGGATGTGGAATCCTGGAACACCGCCTACCCACGTGGTGACAGAGGTCTACTACGACGGGCGCTGGCACATGTTCGACGCGAATTGGCCGGCCGTGTTCATGCTGTCCGATGGCGTCACCGTCGCTGGCGTCGAGGACCTCATCAGCAGCCCCGAACTGCTGGCGTCTGCTGGGGGAATGTATGCCACGCTGCGTCCCATCTACGCGTCGACGCCGCTGAATGCGGTCTGGCCTGTGACAGCCGCGGCTGCGGCCGCCGATCCCGACCTTTCGTGGACGTTGTTGCCGGGCGACAGCGTGCTGTTTTCGACGACGAGCGCCGTTGCTGCCAGGGACGACAATGCAGGAGAGTCGCGGCCAGCGCTCGCCATCGCGAGCGGTCTTCTTTCGTTACGGGTAGACGCCGGCGCGCCATCCAGTCATGAACGTCTCGTGTCGAGCACCAACGTGGTACTGCGCGACAGAGACGGTCGCCTCGGGTGGGAACCTGCCGACCCCGAGCACCCAGGCGAACTCGTGGTGCGAGTCGACGTTCCCTATCCCATTCGCGACGTCACGACACGGCTGGAGGGGAGTACCCATGGCTCGGAGGCTGGCATTTCACTCGGCGCGCAGCGCCACGCCGATGGGTTCCTGCTGGCTGATAGCGATCTGGCCAGCGGCGTGTTCCTTGAGTGGCCGGGAGTCGCGTCGGCAGAGGGGTTCGCCAGTGCGGAAGACGATGGACTGTTGCCCTTCTTCCACACCGACGGCATTGCCAGCGAGAGCCTACTGATCCTGCACCTCGAAGGAGCGCCCGGCGAGCGACGCCTCGAGTTGTCTGCGTTCCGACGCTCGGAGCTCGAGCAGGTCTTCGTGGACTGGTCACATGACGGGAGCGAGTGGACGGCTCTCTGGTCTGCGCATCCAGCGGAGTTCTGGTATTTCGATGCCACGATCCCGTTGCCGTCCGAACCTGCCGCACTCTTCTTGCGCGTGCGGACCAGCGCGCCGCTCCCCCACGCTGGAATCCGCCGACTCAGGGTCGCCGGGATGCGCGGCAGGACGCCGGCACCTGTCTGGCAGTCGACAGGTACGACGTTCGAATCGGCAGGTGCTGTCGACATTCCGCTCGGAGCCTCTCTGGTGCCGCGACGTGGTGTTGCCCTGCACAGTGCGCTCCTGCACGTGTCCATGGCTGCCCCGAGCGGACAGATCGCGCGAATCGAGTCGATTGGTGTCGAGGCGGCGTTCCAGACGAGCCGATGGTCGCCAGCGAGGCTCGACAAGTGGGGCACCACGTTCACAGCAAGGCAGGTCACGCCTGGTCAGTTGGTGGTTCAGCATGAATGGGACGAAGTGCTCGACACGACGCCCCCGGTCCCCACGACTGTCGCCCCGACTCCCGGCGTCCCGCTTGACCCTGTGACTCGCGAAGTGGCATGGCAGGGCTGGCCTGCTGCCACAGGCTATGAACTGCGTCTGTGCGTCGATGAGGCATGTCTGTCGCCGTTCGCTTACCAATACGTCGAGGCGCCGTCCGGAGGGGATGGTGTCGTGACGGCCTTGCTCCAGGAGCATCCCGCCCTGCTGCCCGGGCACGTGCGGTACTGGTCGGTGCGTGTCATGACCACGGCCCTGTCGTCAGACTGGAGTACGCCGACGGCGTTTTCGCTGGAGTATCCGCCTTTCGTGACGATCGACGCTCCGGCATCGTCGGAAGTAGAACTTCCCTGGGTCACGCTGACGGGTACGGCAATCACCGACGGGCTCGCCTCCCTGGCGTGGACCACGAGTACCGGACAGGGCGGCACGATTCCCATCGAGGCGACGTGGAGCCTGCCCCTCACGCTCTCCGCTGGCGTCACCGAGATCGAAGTGACAGCGGTGACGACGACGGGACTCGAGACGCGGCGTCGCGCGACGTTCTCCGTCCGACCACGGTCGTATCTGCTGGCGGAAGGTGCGACGGGAGACGCCTTCGATACCAACGTGGCGATCGCCAATCACGCCGACATCGAGGCTCCTGTCCGCGTCAGGCTGATGGGGGATGCCGGTGTGGCGTACGAGTTGACGCACGTCCTGCCCCCCTCGGGCCGGATGGACTTCGAGCTAGGCGCGCTCCTCCCCGGAACGGCAGTGGGCATCGCGACAGAGGTCGTATCGCTGCGTGGCGTGCCACTCAGTGTGGAACGTCTGATGACGTGGGGCACCGATGCGTCAGGAGCACACGCAGGTCGTGCCGTGACGGGCCCGAGCCGCGTCTGGTACTTCGCCGAAGGCAATGCAGGCTCCTTCGACACGTACTGGCTGGTGATGAATCCCCAGGACGAACCGGTGACCGTGACCGCGACATTCCTGCTGGACGAGGGCGAGACCATCACGTACACGACGGGCGTTCGCGCTCACGAGCGACTGAACATCCCGGCGTGGTTCGTTGACGGGCTCGCCGGGCGGTCGTTCGGAGCGACGTTCGAGGCGACGCGCCCGATTGCGGTCGAACGAGCCATGTATTTCGCCGGCGCCTTCCCGTGGAAGGGCGGGCACTCGTCGTCTGGTGCCGTGTCACCACACACGCGGTGGTATTTCGCCGAAGGTGCGACGGGTGCGTTCTTCGACACGTTCATCCTGCTCTCGAATCCGAACGCCGAGCCGGCAGGTGTAACGGTGACGTACCTCCTGGCGGACGGTCGTACCGTATTCAGGCAGGTGATGGTCGACCCGTTCGCCCGCCTCACCGTCTGGGCAGATACGGATCCCGACCTCGCCGCTGCCGAGATGTCGATCGTGCTCGATGCCGATCGACCCATCGTGGCAGAACGCTCGATGTACTGGTCGCTCGACGCCGTGTCCTGGGAGGATGGGACCGTCGTCCTCGGGGGCCAGGAGCCGGCCGCGTCATGGGGGCTGGCCGATGTCCGGACCGGGACGCAGGCGGGATACGACACGTACATTCTCATCGCCAATCCGGACGACACGGAAGCGCGCGTGCGCGTACGATTCCACGGAGACGGGCTGCCGGATGTCGTGCGGACGTTCCGGGTTCAGCCACATTCGAGACGAACGATCGGCACCGCCATCATGTTGCCGGAACTGTCGGGCCGTCGCGTGGCTGCCGCAATTGAAGGTCTCGACGGCGCGGGAGTCTACGTGGAGAGTTCCATGTACTGGAGCGCCGGCGGGAGAGTATGGTCCACCGGCGTCGTCCGTTCGGCCACGCCACTGCCGGTCCCGGATCGATGA
- a CDS encoding polysaccharide biosynthesis protein produces MTTRRLLLIGAGYTARLVADEFVRHQRGQELVVALDDDAALRDGRVGPAAVVGPIAALDAAVVDYAIDEVIVAIPSLSGVRLREITIACRRLGLPVRTMPAIVELLGRPITPRQLRPVEVADLLRRTEVRCDEPPPAYLSGQRVLITGAGGSIGRELARQVCRAQPESLVLLGRGENSIHAAHIELAADPMAPPLVPVIADVTDERALSRVFATHAPTLVFHAAAHKHVPLMEAHPAEAVRNNIVGTWNVVRCAESSGVARLLLVSTDKAVAPASVMGATKRVCEWIVGDAGARVGRPWVAVRFGNVLGSRGSVVPLLEQQIARGGPVTLTHPEMSRFFMTIPEAVYLVLHAGGMDDGGRLYVLDMGAPVRIVDLAADLIQLSGEDPDTIRVVFTGLRPGEKLTEILWEDGSRVLPTSLSALLRVEEPQAPTGDRLHEMVRGLASLARQGDAHAIRQALQAAVPGSSPALALTGA; encoded by the coding sequence ATGACGACACGGCGCCTGCTGCTGATTGGCGCGGGGTATACCGCACGCCTGGTGGCCGACGAGTTTGTCAGGCATCAGCGGGGACAGGAGCTCGTCGTTGCCCTCGACGATGACGCCGCGCTGCGCGACGGGCGCGTCGGGCCGGCTGCTGTCGTGGGCCCTATTGCAGCGCTCGACGCTGCAGTGGTCGACTACGCCATCGATGAGGTCATCGTCGCGATCCCGAGCTTGTCCGGTGTCAGACTACGCGAGATCACCATCGCGTGCCGCCGCCTCGGGCTGCCCGTGCGGACGATGCCTGCCATCGTCGAGCTGCTCGGACGTCCCATCACGCCGCGCCAGCTGAGGCCCGTGGAGGTGGCCGATCTGCTGCGGCGCACGGAGGTCCGGTGCGATGAACCACCGCCCGCGTATCTGAGCGGGCAGCGCGTGCTCATCACCGGGGCCGGCGGTTCGATCGGACGCGAACTCGCGCGACAGGTGTGCCGCGCGCAGCCGGAGTCGCTCGTCCTGCTCGGACGCGGGGAGAACAGCATCCACGCCGCGCACATCGAACTGGCCGCCGATCCGATGGCTCCGCCGCTGGTGCCCGTGATCGCAGACGTGACCGATGAGCGTGCGTTGAGCCGCGTGTTCGCGACGCACGCGCCGACGCTGGTGTTCCACGCCGCCGCGCACAAGCACGTGCCGTTGATGGAGGCACACCCCGCCGAAGCCGTGCGCAACAATATCGTCGGCACGTGGAACGTGGTGCGCTGCGCGGAGTCGAGCGGTGTCGCGCGTCTGCTGCTCGTGTCGACGGACAAGGCTGTTGCTCCGGCGAGCGTCATGGGCGCCACCAAGCGTGTGTGCGAGTGGATCGTCGGGGATGCGGGCGCGCGCGTCGGGCGACCGTGGGTCGCCGTTCGGTTCGGCAATGTGCTGGGCAGCCGTGGAAGCGTGGTGCCACTTCTGGAACAGCAGATCGCGCGTGGCGGGCCGGTCACGCTGACGCATCCGGAGATGTCGCGCTTCTTCATGACGATCCCGGAGGCCGTGTACCTCGTCCTGCACGCCGGTGGCATGGACGACGGCGGCAGGCTCTACGTGCTCGACATGGGGGCACCCGTCCGCATCGTGGATCTCGCTGCGGATCTGATCCAGCTGTCGGGCGAGGATCCCGATACGATCCGCGTCGTCTTCACGGGACTGCGGCCGGGAGAGAAACTCACCGAGATTCTCTGGGAGGACGGCAGCCGGGTACTCCCCACGAGCCTGAGCGCGCTGCTCCGCGTCGAGGAACCGCAGGCGCCCACGGGAGATCGTCTGCACGAGATGGTGCGCGGTCTCGCGTCGCTCGCACGACAAGGCGACGCGCACGCCATCAGACAGGCGCTGCAGGCGGCTGTACCCGGCAGTAGTCCCGCTCTCGCCCTCACCGGCGCCTGA
- the asnB gene encoding asparagine synthase (glutamine-hydrolyzing), with the protein MCGIAGRINFLSGAPVDPRHVTAMCDLMRHRGPDGEGVWVDGPVGFGHRRLSIIDLSNAGAQPMNRGDGRLWLTFNGEIYNVRDVRRALEARGVTFRSHTDSEVILAAYDAYGDDCVSHFVGMFAFAIWDARARRALIARDRVGKKPLFYRFDSDGLAFASEVRAFFGEPGFTAEPDPQAIADYLGFQYVPTPGSAFKGVRRLPPGHVMTIQDGRQSITRYWSLPYQPTLTISEDEAVEAVDEALDRAVQDRLVSDVPLGAFLSGGIDSGTVVAMMARHSSTPVRTFSIGFAEERYNELPAARLVAERYGTRHEEFVVEPDAVTLMPKLVWHYGEPYADSSALPTFALAEMTRRHVTVALNGDGGDESFGGYTRYVASLAASRFDRVLPAALRRLPALVTGPVSYAVPTPLLRRAHRFFESFGESSERRYASWMLHFDLQRKRAVCRPEFLETVQPDVVPQLEAIFEASSAPDFIDRMLDVDVQTYLLDDLLVKVDIATMAHSLEARSPLLDHRVMELAARLPARYKIKDGRHKKHVLRRVAARLLPTEILDRPKMGFGVPLDRWFQTSLQGYAREILLDERTLNRGYFKPDAIGRVLDEHASGRMFWHYQIWNLLMLEGWFRTFIDRRPVPSDWP; encoded by the coding sequence GTGTGTGGCATCGCAGGACGCATCAATTTTCTCAGCGGCGCACCCGTCGATCCTCGCCATGTGACGGCGATGTGCGACCTGATGCGGCACAGAGGCCCTGACGGCGAAGGTGTCTGGGTAGACGGGCCCGTGGGGTTCGGACATCGACGCCTGTCGATCATCGATCTCTCGAACGCCGGCGCGCAGCCGATGAACAGGGGAGATGGGCGACTGTGGCTCACGTTCAACGGGGAGATCTACAACGTCCGCGACGTGCGACGCGCCCTGGAGGCCAGGGGCGTGACGTTCCGGTCCCACACGGATTCCGAGGTCATCCTGGCGGCATACGACGCCTACGGTGACGACTGCGTCAGTCACTTTGTCGGGATGTTCGCGTTCGCCATCTGGGACGCGCGGGCGCGCCGGGCCCTCATCGCGCGCGACCGCGTCGGGAAGAAGCCGCTGTTCTATCGCTTCGATTCCGACGGCCTCGCGTTTGCGTCGGAGGTGCGGGCGTTCTTCGGCGAGCCCGGGTTCACGGCCGAGCCCGACCCGCAGGCGATTGCCGACTACCTCGGGTTCCAGTACGTGCCGACGCCCGGCAGCGCCTTCAAGGGCGTGCGGAGGCTGCCCCCCGGCCACGTGATGACGATCCAGGACGGACGGCAATCCATCACGCGCTATTGGTCGCTACCGTACCAGCCGACATTGACGATCAGTGAGGACGAGGCCGTGGAGGCCGTGGACGAGGCGTTGGACCGTGCCGTCCAGGATCGTCTCGTCAGCGACGTCCCGCTCGGCGCGTTCCTCAGCGGGGGGATCGACTCGGGGACGGTCGTGGCGATGATGGCCCGGCATTCGTCGACGCCGGTCCGGACTTTCTCGATCGGGTTCGCCGAGGAGCGGTACAACGAACTGCCGGCGGCGCGTCTCGTGGCGGAGCGCTACGGGACGCGGCACGAAGAGTTCGTCGTCGAGCCCGACGCCGTGACGCTGATGCCGAAACTGGTCTGGCACTACGGCGAGCCATATGCGGATTCATCGGCCCTGCCCACATTCGCGTTGGCGGAGATGACGCGCCGGCACGTGACGGTGGCCCTGAACGGAGATGGTGGTGATGAGAGCTTCGGCGGGTACACGCGGTATGTGGCCAGTCTCGCAGCGTCGCGGTTCGACCGGGTGCTGCCCGCGGCATTGCGCCGGCTCCCGGCTCTCGTCACCGGGCCCGTCTCATATGCCGTGCCGACGCCGCTCTTGCGTCGTGCGCATCGTTTCTTCGAGAGCTTTGGCGAGTCGTCCGAGCGGCGTTACGCCTCATGGATGCTGCATTTCGATCTGCAACGCAAGCGAGCCGTGTGCCGACCCGAGTTTCTGGAAACCGTGCAACCCGATGTCGTGCCGCAATTGGAGGCCATCTTCGAGGCATCGTCCGCCCCTGACTTCATCGACCGGATGCTCGACGTGGATGTGCAGACCTATCTGCTCGACGATCTCCTGGTGAAGGTCGATATCGCGACCATGGCGCACTCGCTCGAGGCACGGTCGCCCCTGCTCGATCACCGCGTGATGGAACTCGCGGCGCGCCTGCCGGCGCGGTACAAGATCAAGGACGGCAGACACAAGAAGCACGTTCTGCGTCGCGTCGCGGCCCGACTCCTGCCGACGGAGATACTCGACCGGCCGAAGATGGGTTTCGGCGTCCCGCTCGATCGATGGTTCCAGACGAGCCTGCAGGGGTACGCCCGTGAAATCCTCCTCGACGAGCGGACGCTGAACAGAGGCTACTTCAAGCCGGACGCCATCGGTCGCGTGCTCGATGAGCATGCCTCGGGCCGCATGTTCTGGCACTATCAGATCTGGAACCTCCTGATGCTCGAAGGCTGGTTCCGTACGTTCATCGACAGACGGCCGGTGCCGTCCGATTGGCCATGA